DNA from Syntrophorhabdaceae bacterium:
TCTACCCCACCTTGATCTGGGACAGTGAGGCAGCAATTCTTGTTGATGCTGGATTCCCAGGGCAAATCCCCGCCATCAGACGGTCCGTCGCGTCCTCCGGGGCGTTGTTTGAGAATATTGACAAGATCATTATTACCCATCATGATCGTGACCACACAGGGAGCCTCCGTAGTGTTCTGACCAACCTGCCTCAAAAGGCATCGGTCCTCAGCCACCAAGAGGAGCGGCAGTACATCGAAGGACGGGCCCTACCTTGTAAAGTTATTCTGGCCGAAGCCCCTGACAGTCCATATCCTCCGGAGACGAAAGCTATCTTCCTGCAACAAAAACTCGACTATCTTGATTTCGCGGTCAGCGTCGACAGGACTCTGGAAGACGGTGAGGAATTGCCTTTCTGTGGAGGAATTGTAGTCATTCATACACCGGGCCATACACCCGGCCATATTTGCCTCTATATCGCGCAGAGCAAGACACTGGTGGCCGGCGATGCCCTTTGTGTCGAAAACAAGAGCCTGCATACACTCCCGAAATTTGCAAGTTTCGATCCGTCCCTAGCAGTCAAGTCCCTGGATAAGTTGGTTCCATACGATGTTGAGACAGTGATCTGCTATCACGGAGGAGTCTGGAGGGGAAGCGCAAGCCAATTTGTCGCCGAACTCAAGGCATTACGCTATTCTGCGTAGGCTGCCTGCGGAGTATGTAGATAAGCAGACAGGGGCGCGTGGCATTGTGCCTGGGTGGTGCCTTTATATCCCCATTGGTTCCCCAACTAATACAACTTTGATGCGGTTCCTATCGGGAGGCATTTGACCTTCGATGATCATCGTGTATCTGCAAATCCTCCACTCATGGTAACAGTCCGCACATTTACCTGTTTTCACGCAGGGCGGTTCATCGGGCACTTCAGTGCCATGTTTCAGGCGGTGACGGATAATATTCATGGGGGTACAGATACCATGAATGCGTTGCAGACCTTCTTCCACATTTCTTACTATCTTATTGGTGCCTGCGACCACAACTACTTTCTTGGGCCCAAAGGTCATTGCTGCAACTCTATTGCCTGTCCCGTCAATATTGACCAGCCTTCCATCCAGAGTGATCGCACTTGTACCGGTGAGGAATATATCTGAAAGCAAAGCTTCACGTTGAAGTTGGCGTCTGCGGTCAACTTCAGGAAGAAGACCTTTCTCATCCTTCTCAAAAGGATCAATGAGCTTGTTTTGATTTCGTTCGATCAAAGCGGGCATGATTCCCAGGTCGAAGAGCGTCACCGAGTCTGCTCTGCCCACTACTACCCCGGGAGGAATCATTTCCATGACAGCAGAGAGTGCTTCCGTTCGATCTGACACGTAATAACCCTCTATGTTTCGTCTCCCCAGGCTCTTTATTACGAGGGTTGCTCGGGTTTTGTTGAACAAGTTTTCTTCTCGACTCAAATCGGATTCTTGCAGCACAACACGTTCCTCCTTTCCATTATCGTTGTTCTCAAAACGAGTCATCCAAAAAGGGCGAAGAGTTCACCGAGGCCACATTAAGTTAGTCTGAACCTCTTTTCCTTGCCTTTACTGATTCGGGATTGCGGCGCATAAGGTAAGTTCATGTGCCTATTTCATCTCTTTGTGTTAGCCATGTATTTCGTGCCGTTCAAAAGGATGAATACACCTATTAAAATTTCGCCACAAAGAGCTAAGAACCTGATCTTATACATTGGGGCTACCGAGAGCCTGCTTTTGCGCGATACAACGCCAAAGAACTATGAAATCGTCAGGGCACAAGGAGTCGCGGATGCTTTGACTGTTTGTACCAATGAGCATCTAGCTTGATGTCTTGGAATGACACCAACCTCCGGAAACGGCCCTCTGCCTCAGCCGTCTCTAACGTCGCGTTGAGTTCAATTACATTATACTTGTCGTGAAATCTCGCGTATAGTTCGTAGTCAACCTCAATCGCACCCGCGGGGCAGATCTGTTCACAATACCAGCACGGAACGCAAAGGTCAGTTTTGAAGATGGGCGGGGACACTGTAAAATCAATTGCATTGACAGGACAATTGTCAACGCAGAGATTACATCGGGTGCATTTCTCCTGGTTAATCTTCATGCTGAGCTTGGTCAGACGACGGGCCTCAGCAAGGTCCGCCGGCATTTTCACATGTTGGCCGTGGAGCTTATGGTCACTTTTTTCCGTGAACACGGGAAGGAGATGGCTTTCTCCGCGATAGATCCTTTGACTTAACTCAGAGATTTGTGTGCCAAAGCCCTCTGCTTCTTTAAGGTCAATCTCGTCAGGGTGTCCATCCGTCATATATGGTTTTGGGATGTGAGGCATCGTTACGCCCCCATACCAGTCCCTGAAGCCTACCATCTTCATGCCCTTTTGTCTCACGAGCGGAGCAATGCTTGATACTAAGCCAGATGGAAGGGCTCCGTGTGTGCTGAAGGCAAAGACATGCTTTCCCTCCAGGGAGACCATTTGGCTAATAAAGGTTCTGACATTAGGAGGCTCCTTGCTCGACCAGGCTGGGTACCCCAGGCCGATGATATCGTATGGAATCAACTCTCTCGCAGAAATATCTTTGAGCCTGCTCAACTCGCAGTTCCCAAGGGCGGACTCTATTCCTTTATGTATTGCCTCTGCGATCTTCTTCGTATTTCCGGATTGTGAAAAATAGATGACAATAGCCTTGTTCATGTACTACCTCCCACCTATTTAAGGCTAGTAACTTATCTTCATCCCCCATAACCCTCTTTCAGAATGGCTACGCTATTTCTTTTCAAACCAAGTGGATTCCGGTGTCCATTGCATCTGGTTGGTCGTTTCATTGATGCCGTAGTTGTGGACTGGTACACGTTCTACCCAGTAGAAATTTTGGCTATAGATATTTAGGGTCAGACAATATTTGTCCGTGAATAATTTCATGGCGCGTCGGACCGATTTCTTCTTGGTTCCGAAATCAGTTGCGCGTACTGCATCCAGGACAGCTTTTCGATAGTCATCTGGTATCAGCATGCTTTTGAACCAGGCTCCTTCCGGAGGGCCAATATATCTCTTCACAAGATCGAGAGTAATGTCGGACGAACTTCCGAGCGCACTTTGTAATAGACCGTCCCATGCGCTGCTGGTGGCAAGCCTGTCGTAAGCAGGCGATGTTATCTGCTCTTGTTCCGCATCGATGCCAACCGCTTTGAGATACCCCTGAACGGCAGTAAAAATTAGATCATTTATAGGATCTTTTCGGGCTATTATCTTAGTTTTGAAACCATTCGGGTAGCCGGCTTCTGCAAGTAATTTTTTTGCTTTGTCGGGGTTATATGGATATCCGACTATATCAGGATTCCAACCCCAGCTGCCTTTATTGGGTAACTGGTTTGAAGGATTCTGCACCCCGTATAATATGGTATTATTGATTGCTACAGTATCAATGGCGTACTGAGCTGCTTGACGCACTTTGATTTTAGACCAGGGAGAATCCCTATCAGCAGAGCTAGGAATAAGCGCCAGACCAAATGGAGGACCTATATGGCGGTCAACAATGAAGCCATCTTTCCTCAGCTTGTCGAGGTTCTGCAATTCTGGCCATGAAAGTAAGTCTTGCTCACCCGTCCTAAAGCTTATTTCCCGCGTGTTCGCGTCAGTGATAATATTCCATTCAACTCCATCAAGATACGGTTTCCCTTTGTCCCAGTACCCAGGAAACTTCTTGTAGACAACTTTTGTATCTTTTACCCAACTGACAAACTGGAACGGACCGGTGCCTACGGGATTGTTTGACGCCCAGGCCTCTCCATTCTTGTTGAACGCCGCTGGCGATATGATAAGGCCGGCAGTTTCCGAGAGAGCGATAATGGCAGTGCTGTCCCAGTCAGTGAGGTTGATGCGAACTGTATAGTTGTCGACGACGTCTACCGATTTCCATTTTGGGGTACCGGGCGATTTATTCTTCATGTATTGTTCCAAGTTCCATCTCACTGCTTCAGCATCAAAGTCTGTGCCATCATGGAACTTCACACCTTTTCTGAGAAAAAGGGTGATTGTCTTGGCCGCCGTGTTCAGCTTATAACCGGTGGCTAGCTTAGGAACAAGGGCTCCTGATTTGTCTGTATCCAACAGCTTTTCTATTGCCGGAGCCGCCTCTTGATAGCCATATGCATTTGTAATCTTTGGAGGATACCCTATGAAGGTACCTTCAAAGGCATATGCTACCCTTAAGATTCCGCCATACTGTGGTTGCTTTTGCACGGTGACTTTGGCCGCTGCGTTTGCATCCAAAGCTGCAAATCCTAAAATGACCTTTACAGAGAGTATGCAGATGATAACCAAATGGAGTTGTTTTGCCCGCAATAATTTCATTTTCATCACCCTCCCTCGTGTACTTTAACTGCCGTAGCGAGTAATTAATTGAAAATCACGTTGCTAACCTGGCATTATACCTTTAAGAACTCTTATTTTCTCATTGCGACGCATAATCGACTATTGTCCGTATACTGACTATTAGTGGCTTTATAGCATACGCATTGCAGGTTGTCAAGGAGTATGAACGACCCGCGGATGGATCGTCCCCGGTTCTCTAATTAGCAGCAAATGAGAACGTAAGCAGTCATTGCTGATGCTGATAAGAAGCAGAAATTACAGGCATTATATATATGTCAAGGCTTGGACGTAGCTTTCTCTCAATTGACGCATCGGAAGCCCGAATTTGGGTTTACTTCTTACTGGCGCTTGACATGTTTTATGGCCGGTGATACAAATATATTGTCAGGGTACGGACAACTGTTGTGCTGTAACCGGAAAGGGACGGATGCAAGGAATATTGGCTGAGAGCTAGACCGCGATCTATTTGGTTTGTTTGCAGTCTAGTTCAATATTGAACCTCAAACCTAAGGAGCGGGACCATGACAGAATATAGCCCGGAAGAGATGCGGACCAGATGGGAAAATGGAACCATGAGCGCAGAGGAATGGACCAAGGTCATAGAGGAGCATCTAGCGAAAGACAGGGATAAGGCCGGTAAGACAAGCGCGGTGCCGTATGAGTGGGACGCTGCTTATACCTTTCCGGTAAACGAGTTGTCAGTGTCTGAGGAGTTTATCCGGAGATTCGTTCAGGCGATTGGGAACGCGGACCCTCTGTTTCACGATCCTGCGTACGGACGAAACACGGCATGGGGATCCATGATTGCACCGCCGACATTTGAAACGATAATCGCCTGGGCTGGGTCGTTTCCTGAAAAGGCCGACATCCCCGGATGGAATACCTTTCATGGAGGGACGGACCACAAGTGTTTCAGAGTTATTCGTCCCGGTGACAGGTTCCGTGTAATTAACAAGTATCTTGGAATTGAGGAGAAAGTTGTATCTGGAAAGCCCTACAGATTGTTTGTCCCTCGCAACCAAAGAACCTATATCAATCAACGCGAAGAAGTGGTAGCTGTCGCCACAGCCAATGAGATTGTTACCGCTATACCGCCAGGAATGAAAGAGAAGGTCACAAAAAGCTATGAAGGAAGAGAGAGGCATCGATATACGCAGAAACAGCTGGATTTGATTCACCGTTTCTACGATGACGAACTGGAGGGTAGAAACAGAAGGGGTGCTGAGGTTCGTTACTGGGAAGAAGTTCAGGAGGGTGAGGAACTTACACCACTTGTCAAGGGGCCACTCGATGTGTCCGATATTGTTTCGTACATAGGCGTGGGCGGCTACAGTATGGCCTTTGCCCTCAAATGGAAGGTGCTTAAGAAAAATTTGGGTCGCGCCCACATCGATCCCGAAACCGGTGAACATCATCTTGCCATAGACTGGCATTACCTTGATTCGATGGCCCGTGTTATGGGTCTGCCTTATGCGCACTCTACAGGCCGTCAGAACGAAGGGAACATTGGTCACCTCTTGTCAAATTGGATGGGGGACGATGGGTTTGTAACCCGGCTCACGTGCGAACATCGCGGCATCTGGTTCCAAGGCGAAACCGTGTGGTTAAAGGGTAAGGTAACAAGGAAATACGTTGATGAGGGGATGCATTTAGTTGACATAGATGCGTGGTCTGAAAATATGTTTTCGGGGCTGAAGTGTACGCTTGCACAAGCCACTGTAAAACTTGTATCTAGAACCGACTGATAGTTTACAGCGAACTGGACGTCTCAACGAAAGGAGACAATAGTGAAGAAAATACTGAGCGGTGTTCGTATACTCGATTTCACTGACGCATTGGCAGGACCCTTTTGTACCAGATACCTGGCTGATTGTGGCTGTGAAGTGATCAGCATAGAGAAACCAGGTGGAAAAATGAACAGGTCGATACCGTTTTTTTTCAAAGGACAGGGGATCGACTATATCTTTAATCACTGCGCCAAAAAAAGTATTGTAATCGATCTAAAAAATAGTCAAGCCCATGATCTTATCATGAAGCTTGCGAAGGTTTGTGATGTAGTCGTTGAGAACTTTCGTCCCGGTACCATGAAAGGGTTTAATCTTGATTACGATTCTTTTAGAACAGTGAATCCTTCAATAATCATGTGTTCCATATCAGGATGGGGACAATACGGCCCCAAATCGGAATTATTGGCGGTGGACTTATCAGTCCAGGCTCAGAGTGGCTTGCTTGACCTTACTGGCGAGCCTGATGCGCCCCCCAGCCTTGTTGGTGTTCCAATAACGGACTTTCTCGCGGGTCTCAATGCTTTTGGCGCCATATGTGCTGCGCTGTACAACCGATCGGTAACAGGGCAGGGTGAATACATTGACATTGCCATGTTGGATTGTGCTGTGACAATGCTCCACCAAGCCATCGGCACGCATCTGTTTACAAACGGGGAAATAGAAAGTCATAGGGTGGGCAGGTTCAATTCTGATTTGAGCCCTCACGGAATATATAAAGGAACGGACGGCTATATCGCTATCAGCGCTCGCGGACAGATGGGATGGAAGAACTTTACAGACGTGATGGGAAGGCCTGAGTTGGTAGACGATCCCCGCTTCAACTCGGAGAAAAACCGGGTGAAAAATAACAAAGAGGTTACAGAAATAATAGAAACATGGCTACAAACGTTTGAGAAGGTGGCAGAAGTAGCGATGCTACTGCAGAGCTACCGTATCGTTGCAGCTCCCGTCTTGACCGCTGGGCAATCAATTGAAGACCCGTACTTTGAGATAAGAGACATGCTCAGGGAAGTAGACCATTCTATTCTCGGCAAAATTAGAGTGTTGAACTCGCCGTTAAAGTTTCGGAATTCCAACGCTTCCGTTGATGGACCGCCTCCGGCTAAAGCCGGGGATCACACTAGTTACGTGCTGAAGAACATACTGGGAATGGAACGTGAGGAGATAAGAGAGTTAAAAGAAGCTGGTGTAGTATCAGGTACCGATATCTGATCTTTCAAGCCACGTTCGCGCAGAAGCGGAAATGTTCGAACGTGAGGCTCTTATTCCCAGCGTCCCCTCGTGTTATCCTTTACAAGAAGTATTTTCGCAGTCTGAGCTATGAATGTTTGGATCTCGCCAACGAGGAGTGTAACGCCCCGGTCCGGTAATCGGGCTCCAGAATGAGTTTGCGGTCACAAGGATGATAGCCGAGTAAACAGCCTTGCAACATGCCTCGGTCGAAAGCAAACACATCGCTAATAGAGGTTATAGATAGCCTATTTATGATTTTCTTCTGGTACGTCTGTTGTTCTGGAGAGTTAACGGCCTCAGAGGCAATCTGTCGTCGATCCCAGCCTCATTCTGTCCGATTGTCAACAATCTATCAAGCGCATTCCTTAACTGGCCGCGTTCCCGCTTGGAAAGAGAGGCAACAATCCTGGTGGGTACGGTAAGCTTGCTTGTCTTTTTGTTGAGTAAACGGCCTTGGTCAGTCAGAACTATCATAATGCCGTTTTTTCTTGCCGGGTCTTTGGCTTTTTTTATAAACCCCGCTTTCTCCATTCTGTCCAAGAGGTCGTGAACAGACTGACGTTTACGAAAAAGCCACAAGGATATGTCGGTGGGTCTGGCCGACCCACCTAAATCAGAAAGGATGTGTAGGACCGCCGCATGTTCGGGCGTGATTCCGTACTTCAATAATTCTTTTTGTCTCACAGCTTGAATCACGTCTCTTGTTCGACGTATCAACAACAAAATATCAAGTGTTTCGTCAGAAGTAGTCTTTGCTTCCATAATCACTTCACACCACATTCTTGATCAGATGTCACATCCTTTGAAATGTCAAACACGATGTAAATATAGATCAAAACAGCCGAAAAATCCATCTTAATGAGCAAATACATGGCATTGACATCAGGTTCTTCTCGAGACAACATTAATCATGCTGCGCCCTGCCCCTGATAAAATGATTTTCCCAAATATTTTCAGGATCTCAATAAGAAGGCCTCAGGGTCTGATTTGATTACGGTTCTGAAATCCCGTATGCGAGGCCGTCTATCGAACAATTTAGGTAACTACTTCACAACATATTAGCATTATTATTCTTGCTTACTGCAGGTGCCCCCAAAAAAGCCCCCAAATAACTCATGCATGCTCGAGAGTTCTTATCAGTTTACATTGTCGTTTCAGAAATCAACAAATGGGCGCCAGTGCCAATTTGTCTTTTATCAATGGAAATGCAGGATGTCTCAAAAGTCTTCCTTGGCTTACGTCCAAAAGACACGACGCTACCCTAAGAGTGATAAAACCACTGGAGGGCTGGCCAACGCGAGCAGCAAGGTTTTGGGGAGCCCCGACGCATGTCTAGCGCTCCATCCATGCGTCCTCAGGCGTCCACAGCTGACTCTGAGTGACCGCGATACCATGGTGATGAACTGTCCGCTTAGAAACTGCGTAATCACTGATGCTAAATATGGGAATAACTAGGGCGTACTTATCGATCATCAACTTTACGGCCTCCTGAACCCATTTCTGCTTATCTTTGAAGTTGGATGCCGAAATAGCATTCCGTACTGCCTGGAGGTAGTCTTCTGGCACCGCCATCAAACTATAATTCCTACCCCCTCCCGAATAGCGCGAAGCCAGTTGGCTTGCGGCGTCCGGGTTGGTGTTGGCACCACTCACTAGCAGTCCATCCCATTGACCCCCCTCGAACGCTATCCGCTGGAGTACTGCAGTCGTCGCGAGGGGCTCGAGGGTTATATCGATGCCGACCTTCTTGAGGAACCCTTGCACAGCTGTAAAAGCCTGATCATACTCGGGGGTACCCCGATAGGTAATCTTCGCTTTGAACCCTGCTGCATAGCCGGCTTCAGCCAGCAACTTTTTAGCCTTCACAGGATTGTATCTGTAGCCCACAACAGAAGGATTGTAACCCCAGTGTCCCTTTGGAACCCATTGATTAGCCACTTCGTATTGATCAAGAAAGATCGTCCTGACAATGGCAGCATTGTCGATGGCATAAGCTGCCGCTTGCCTTACCCTCAAATCAGACCAAGGCGATTTCGGGTCTGCAGAGGAAGGAACAAGGCAGGTCGATCCCGAGCCGGGCCTCAGGCTCTCCACCACAAAACCGTCTTTTTGGAGCCCATCGATGATTTTTGGCGGCGCGGGGCCCATAATAAGATCTGCTTCTCCTTTCCTTAATGTGAATTCCCTTATCATTGGATCGGGTACGACTTGGAATTCGATCCCGTCGAGGTATGGTTTCCCAACCTGCCAGTAACCGGGGAATTTCTTGTACACCACACGCGCGTCTTTGTCCCAGCTGACGAACTGAAATGGTCCTGTACCGACCGGATGGTTAGCTGCCCATTCCTCCCTGTTCTTTTTGAAAGCAGTCGGAGATATTATC
Protein-coding regions in this window:
- a CDS encoding MBL fold metallo-hydrolase; translated protein: MMIARGVEALEIPATMGGTKTSIYPTLIWDSEAAILVDAGFPGQIPAIRRSVASSGALFENIDKIIITHHDRDHTGSLRSVLTNLPQKASVLSHQEERQYIEGRALPCKVILAEAPDSPYPPETKAIFLQQKLDYLDFAVSVDRTLEDGEELPFCGGIVVIHTPGHTPGHICLYIAQSKTLVAGDALCVENKSLHTLPKFASFDPSLAVKSLDKLVPYDVETVICYHGGVWRGSASQFVAELKALRYSA
- a CDS encoding lactate utilization protein; translation: MLQESDLSREENLFNKTRATLVIKSLGRRNIEGYYVSDRTEALSAVMEMIPPGVVVGRADSVTLFDLGIMPALIERNQNKLIDPFEKDEKGLLPEVDRRRQLQREALLSDIFLTGTSAITLDGRLVNIDGTGNRVAAMTFGPKKVVVVAGTNKIVRNVEEGLQRIHGICTPMNIIRHRLKHGTEVPDEPPCVKTGKCADCYHEWRICRYTMIIEGQMPPDRNRIKVVLVGEPMGI
- a CDS encoding EFR1 family ferrodoxin (N-terminal region resembles flavodoxins. C-terminal ferrodoxin region binds two 4Fe-4S clusters.), giving the protein MNKAIVIYFSQSGNTKKIAEAIHKGIESALGNCELSRLKDISARELIPYDIIGLGYPAWSSKEPPNVRTFISQMVSLEGKHVFAFSTHGALPSGLVSSIAPLVRQKGMKMVGFRDWYGGVTMPHIPKPYMTDGHPDEIDLKEAEGFGTQISELSQRIYRGESHLLPVFTEKSDHKLHGQHVKMPADLAEARRLTKLSMKINQEKCTRCNLCVDNCPVNAIDFTVSPPIFKTDLCVPCWYCEQICPAGAIEVDYELYARFHDKYNVIELNATLETAEAEGRFRRLVSFQDIKLDAHWYKQSKHPRLLVP
- a CDS encoding ABC transporter substrate-binding protein → MKMKLLRAKQLHLVIICILSVKVILGFAALDANAAAKVTVQKQPQYGGILRVAYAFEGTFIGYPPKITNAYGYQEAAPAIEKLLDTDKSGALVPKLATGYKLNTAAKTITLFLRKGVKFHDGTDFDAEAVRWNLEQYMKNKSPGTPKWKSVDVVDNYTVRINLTDWDSTAIIALSETAGLIISPAAFNKNGEAWASNNPVGTGPFQFVSWVKDTKVVYKKFPGYWDKGKPYLDGVEWNIITDANTREISFRTGEQDLLSWPELQNLDKLRKDGFIVDRHIGPPFGLALIPSSADRDSPWSKIKVRQAAQYAIDTVAINNTILYGVQNPSNQLPNKGSWGWNPDIVGYPYNPDKAKKLLAEAGYPNGFKTKIIARKDPINDLIFTAVQGYLKAVGIDAEQEQITSPAYDRLATSSAWDGLLQSALGSSSDITLDLVKRYIGPPEGAWFKSMLIPDDYRKAVLDAVRATDFGTKKKSVRRAMKLFTDKYCLTLNIYSQNFYWVERVPVHNYGINETTNQMQWTPESTWFEKK
- a CDS encoding MaoC family dehydratase N-terminal domain-containing protein, whose product is MSAEEWTKVIEEHLAKDRDKAGKTSAVPYEWDAAYTFPVNELSVSEEFIRRFVQAIGNADPLFHDPAYGRNTAWGSMIAPPTFETIIAWAGSFPEKADIPGWNTFHGGTDHKCFRVIRPGDRFRVINKYLGIEEKVVSGKPYRLFVPRNQRTYINQREEVVAVATANEIVTAIPPGMKEKVTKSYEGRERHRYTQKQLDLIHRFYDDELEGRNRRGAEVRYWEEVQEGEELTPLVKGPLDVSDIVSYIGVGGYSMAFALKWKVLKKNLGRAHIDPETGEHHLAIDWHYLDSMARVMGLPYAHSTGRQNEGNIGHLLSNWMGDDGFVTRLTCEHRGIWFQGETVWLKGKVTRKYVDEGMHLVDIDAWSENMFSGLKCTLAQATVKLVSRTD
- a CDS encoding CaiB/BaiF CoA-transferase family protein, which codes for MKKILSGVRILDFTDALAGPFCTRYLADCGCEVISIEKPGGKMNRSIPFFFKGQGIDYIFNHCAKKSIVIDLKNSQAHDLIMKLAKVCDVVVENFRPGTMKGFNLDYDSFRTVNPSIIMCSISGWGQYGPKSELLAVDLSVQAQSGLLDLTGEPDAPPSLVGVPITDFLAGLNAFGAICAALYNRSVTGQGEYIDIAMLDCAVTMLHQAIGTHLFTNGEIESHRVGRFNSDLSPHGIYKGTDGYIAISARGQMGWKNFTDVMGRPELVDDPRFNSEKNRVKNNKEVTEIIETWLQTFEKVAEVAMLLQSYRIVAAPVLTAGQSIEDPYFEIRDMLREVDHSILGKIRVLNSPLKFRNSNASVDGPPPAKAGDHTSYVLKNILGMEREEIRELKEAGVVSGTDI
- a CDS encoding ABC transporter substrate-binding protein, with protein sequence MKKRTGLGTVKWPILVLAATFLIMSTVLSRGTEPSSSAAHGAAGKTPRYGGILKIVSFSEGRDIGFPPRIVISDGYRVAGAALETLLRMDRSAKLVPWLAVSFKEDAKAKTITLTLRNGVKFHDGTDFNADAVKWNIELAISNKGQGTDKIRSLDVLNSNTVRINLTEWDNGISSYLAQNLGMIISPTAFKKNREEWAANHPVGTGPFQFVSWDKDARVVYKKFPGYWQVGKPYLDGIEFQVVPDPMIREFTLRKGEADLIMGPAPPKIIDGLQKDGFVVESLRPGSGSTCLVPSSADPKSPWSDLRVRQAAAYAIDNAAIVRTIFLDQYEVANQWVPKGHWGYNPSVVGYRYNPVKAKKLLAEAGYAAGFKAKITYRGTPEYDQAFTAVQGFLKKVGIDITLEPLATTAVLQRIAFEGGQWDGLLVSGANTNPDAASQLASRYSGGGRNYSLMAVPEDYLQAVRNAISASNFKDKQKWVQEAVKLMIDKYALVIPIFSISDYAVSKRTVHHHGIAVTQSQLWTPEDAWMER